Proteins found in one Dermacentor silvarum isolate Dsil-2018 chromosome 8, BIME_Dsil_1.4, whole genome shotgun sequence genomic segment:
- the LOC119462152 gene encoding palmitoyltransferase ZDHHC20: MDHHCPWFNNCVCFSTYKFFLLTLFYVVALSLFGVFTTGKYVIDMWVTARMTPSTFHVTFLAVLGTGLALGLGAFLWHHVSMVFSNETTLEHMRAPIFRDTDDSFNVGCWQNFVQVFGPRMSLWMLPVFTSVGDGVRFPTKLHPVVGAQECELRSVEATYSTGSSVGKLSTATATVIL; the protein is encoded by the coding sequence ATGGACCACCACTGCCCCTGGTTCAACAACTGCGTCTGCTTTAGCACCTACAAGTTCTTCCTGCTCACGCTTTTCTACGTGGTGGCTCTGTCGCTTTTCGGCGTCTTCACCACAGGAAAATACGTGATCGACATGTGGGTGACCGCGCGCATGACACCGTCGACCTTCCACGTCACTTTCCTGGCGGTCTTGGGGACTGGGCTGGCACTGGGCCTCGGCGCTTTCCTGTGGCACCACGTGTCCATGGTCTTCAGTAACGAGACAACGCTCGAACACATGCGTGCCCCCATCTTCCGAGACACCGACGACTCGTTCAACGTCGGCTGCTGGCAAAACTTTGTTCAGGTTTTCGGGCCCCGAATGTCGCTGTGGATGCTTCCCGTGTTCACCAGCGTCGGCGACGGGGTCCGATTCCCCACAAAGCTGCATCCCGTAGTCGGCGCGCAGGAGTGCGAACTGCGCTCAGTAGAAGCCACTTACTCCACTGGCTCGTCCGTTGGTAAATTATCGACAGCAACAGCCACTGTGATACTTTAG